In the Malus domestica chromosome 16, GDT2T_hap1 genome, one interval contains:
- the LOC103443907 gene encoding protein SMAX1-LIKE 4-like, whose protein sequence is MRSGGSAVQQTLTAEAASVLKHSLNLARRRGHAQVTPLHVAATLLSSRTSLLRRACLKSQAHQTSHPLQCRALELCFNVALNRLPTTPGPLLHGQPSLSNALIAALKRAQAHQRRGCIEQQQQQPLLTIKVELEQLIISILDDPSVSRVMKEAGFSSTNVKNNLEDSSTSSVFQCYSSSSGVFSSPCSPSPPSEHHHQNNIIPVSFWQPHFLAYTGEQNPLLFSPQKAKPPLIISNPTAAAANDCSGSCSQEEDVKLVLEVLVRKKRRNTVIVGDSASMTEGLVSEVMGRIERGVGVPEELKSTQFIKFQFSPVSVRFMKREDVEANLSELKRKVDSSFLGERGAIIYTGDLKWVISDEERDQNQNSGGYYSPVEHLVSEIARLVSSDNSITSSRGKMWVMGTASYQTHMRCQIRQPPLELQWCLQAVSVPSGGLGLSLHASSVQDSRLIFSQKPFEVLETKPIFNSKEQYHNNNKLTCCQECTSNYEKESQLLKADEQKLPAWLQPHGTEARQKDEVAQLRKKWNSLCCILHQGRHAAQNNLSSSNLYNNQSVIGNNSSYASAYPWWSTKNGFSPDPNSISFSHDPASELAHGSSLVPRFRRQQSCMIEFNFDNGVQKNQVMEPSLDSLKNTEGKELKSTLALGNSVFSGSEKVERKCTERTMQRADMCKLLKENVPWQSESIPSIVEAIFNFKTARQETWLLVQGNDSIGKRRLAHAIAELVLGSADSLLHIDINKNENEMNPSVEVVARALKSNEKLVVLVEDVDLADTQFLKFLADGFKNRRFGEVSRSEGIQSQAIFILAKSDSTRYDEEKAKYPDSIIQMALKVDEKASTSPSFQGVNFDHKRKAEWELQIKTKSSRSGEKEDPSVVAVENVNNKEVFSRQSSFNTLDLNLKAGEDDEMEDKAGELSPNSSGLTRETNTNLETPHGFLESIENLFVFNRSPARDREATELFLSKIEGCFGEVYGKLNVVRFSVDKRVLEGVFIGSGYFPNSLFEKWLKDIFQTSLRAVKLSGKEGILVRLCLGDIEDGILEGFLGSCLPKKIHIS, encoded by the exons ATGCGCTCAGGAGGTAGTGCGGTTCAGCAGACCCTCACAGCGGAGGCTGCTTCGGTGTTGAAGCACTCTCTCAACCTCGCAAGGCGGAGAGGCCATGCTCAGGTCACTCCTCTCCACGTGGCCGCCACTCTGCTCAGCTCAAGAACTAGCCTCTTGCGGCGGGCCTGTCTCAAATCTCAGGCGCACCAAACCTCTCATCCTCTCCAATGCCGAGCCCTCGAGCTCTGCTTCAATGTGGCTCTCAACCGTCTCCCAACAACTCCTGGCCCTCTCCTCCACGGCCAGCCCTCTCTCTCCAACGCCCTCATCGCCGCCCTCAAGAGAGCGCAAGCCCACCAGAGAAGAGGCTGCAtcgagcagcagcagcagcagccgcTCTTAACCATCAAAGTGGAGCTCGAGCAGCTCATCATCTCCATCCTCGACGACCCGAGTGTCAGCAGGGTCATGAAAGAGGCTGGTTTCTCCAGCACTAACGTCAAGAACAACCTGGAGGACTCCTCAACTTCCTCCGTTTTCCAGTGTTACAGCAGCTCCAGCGGCGTTTTCTCTTCCCCTTGCTCTCCTTCTCCTCCCTCAgaacaccaccaccaaaacaatATAATTCCTGTGAGTTTCTGGCAACCCCACTTCCTGGCTTACACTGGTGAGCAAAATCCACTTCTTTTTTCCCCTCAAAAGGCAAAACCTCCATTGATAATCAGTAACCCCACCGCCGCCGCTGCCAATGACTGCTCTGGTAGTTGTTCACAGGAAGAAGATGTTAAGTTGGTGTTGGAGGTGCTggtgaggaagaagaggaggaacacTGTGATAGTTGGTGATTCAGCTTCCATGACCGAAGGGCTTGTCTCTGAAGTTATGGGGAGGATAGAGAGAGGAGTGGGAGTTCCTGAGGAGTTGAAATCAACCCAGTTCATAAAGTTCCAATTCTCACCTGTTTCTGTGAGGTTCATGAAAAGAGAAGATGTGGAAGCAAATCTCTCAGAGCTCAAAAGAAAAGTGGACTCATCATTTCTCGGAGAAAGAGGTGCTATAATTTACACCGGAGATCTAAAGTGGGTGATTAGTGATGAGGAGAGAGATCAAAACCAAAACTCTGGTGGGTATTATAGCCCAGTTGAGCATTTGGTTTCAGAGATTGCAAGGTTGGTCTCTTCAGATAATTCAATCACTAGCTCAAGGGGGAAGATGTGGGTGATGGGAACTGCAAGTTACCAGACACACATGAGGTGCCAAATTCGGCAGCCACCTCTTGAGCTTCAATGGTGTCTTCAAGCTGTTTCTGTTCCTTCTGGTGGTCTTGGTCTCTCCCTTCATGCTTCCAg TGTCCAAGACTCAAGATTAATATTCTCTCAAAAACCATTTGAAGTTCTGGAAACAAAACCAATATTCAATAGCAAGGAACAatatcataataataacaagCTCACTTGCTGTCAAGAATGCACTTCAAATTATGAAAAAGAATCTCAGCTCTTGAAAGCAGACGAGCAGAAATTGCCTGCCTGGCTGCAACCACATGGAACCGAAGCCCGCCAAAAG GATGAAGTAGCTCAATTGAGGAAAAAGTGGAACAGCTTATGCTGCATTCTGCACCAAGGAAGACATGCAGCTCAGAACAATTTGAGCTCTTCTAATTTGTACAACAATCAAAGCGTAATTGGAAACAACTCCTCTTATGCTTCAGCATACCCTTGGTGGTCCACCAAGAATGGCTTCTCTCCAGATCCGAATTCAATCTCCTTCAGTCACGATCCAGCTTCAGAGCTTGCTCACGGCTCTAGTCTCGTGCCTCGATTCAGGAGACAACAATCGTGCATGATTGAGTTCAACTTCGACAATGGGGTCCAAAAGAATCAAGTGATGGAACCAAGTCTGGATTCTCTTAAAAACACTGAAGGCAAGGAACTGAAGAGCACTCTTGCTCTTGGCAACTCTGTGTTTTCAGGCTCGGAGAAAGTGGAGAGAAAATGCACTGAAAGGACAATGCAGAGAGCTGACATGTGCAAGCTACTGAAAGAGAATGTTCCTTGGCAATCCGAATCCATTCCTTCAATTGTAGAAGCGATTTTCAACTTTAAAACTGCCAGGCAGGAGACTTGGTTGCTGGTTCAGGGGAATGACTCGATTGGAAAAAGAAGGCTGGCACATGCAATTGCTGAATTGGTTCTTGGGTCTGCTGATTCACTCCTCCATATTGAcatcaacaaaaatgaaaatgagaTGAACCCGAGTGTAGAAGTTGTAGCAAGAGCCTTGAAATCCAATGAGAAACTTGTTGTCTTGGTAGAAGATGTTGATTTGGCTGACACCCAGTTCTTGAAATTTTTAGCTGATGGTTTCAAGAACCGAAGATTTGGAGAAGTTAGTAGAAGTGAAGGGATTCAAAGCCAAGCCATATTCATTTTGGCTAAGAGTGACTCAACAAGATATGATGAAGAGAAGGCCAAGTACCCGGATTCTATAATCCAAATGGCGTTGAAGGTTGATGAGAAAGCTAGTACTAGTCCTAGTTTTCAGGGAGTTAACTTCGATCACAAGAGAAAGGCTGAGTGGGAGCTACAAATCAAGACCAAGAGTTCAAGAAGTGGAGAGAAGGAAGATCCAAGTGTGGTTGCTGTTGAGAATGTGAATAACAAGGAGGTCTTCTCAAGGCAATCAAGCTTCAACACCCTTGATCTCAACCTCAAAGCCGGGGAGGACGATGAAATGGAAGACAAGGCAGGGGAGCTGAGCCCCAATTCAAGTGGCTTAACTCGCGAAACCAACACCAATCTCGAAACCCCACATGGGTTCCTGGAATCGATTGAGAACCTCTTTGTTTTCAATCGGAGCCCGGCTAGAGATCGAGAGGCAACCGAGCTTTTCTTGTCCAAGATTGAAGGGTGTTTTGGGGAGGTATATGGGAAACTAAATGTGGTTAGATTTAGTGTGGATAAGAGGGTGTTAGAGGGGGTTTTTATTGGATCCGGATATTTTCCCAATAGCCTGTTTGAGAAATGGCTGAAAGACATTTTTCAGACAAGCTTGAGGGCGGTTAAACTTAGCGGGAAAGAGGGTATACTTGTAAGGCTCTGTTTGGGTGACATAGAAGATGGCATTTTGGAGGGTTTCTTGGGTTCTTGTCTTCCTAAGAAAATCCATATTTCTTGA